In Henriciella litoralis, the genomic window AGCATGCCCCCGAACAGGGCGGCAGCTTTGTCGAGCTCACCGGCGGCGAGAACGTCTTCGTTCGGCTCGCCCCCCGCCAGAAGCCAAGCGAAGGCGCTGAAGTCCACGTAAATATACAAGCAGAGGCGAGGGCGGGGAAACTCGCGCGCGGAAAACTTGTCGCCTCACCCAAGAAGGATGAGCAGACCGCCTTTGAGCGCTGGCGCACCTCGACCGATATTTCTGCTGATAAAGTCGAGATCGTGCGCGACGTCGCCGGACGGGACCAGATCGCGCAGGCCTTCGATGAGGCGCTGGCGGAGGTTTGTGGGCTACCGGGCGGCGGGAATATCCATATCGCGGAGACGCGGGCGCTGATTGCGGTGGATATTGATGCGGCGGGACGGATATCAAAAGGCAGCGCCGGGGCGCGGGCGCTATCGATCAACCGGGAAGCGGCGAGTGAGGCCGCGCGGCAGATGTCGCTTCGAAATCTTGGTGGCCTGATGGCGCTTGATTGCGTGGCGCCGCTTAATGTTTCGGCGGGCGCGAAAGTGACCGATAGCTTCCTTGCCACCTTCAAATCCTGCTCGACCCGGCCGGTTGAGGCGCT contains:
- a CDS encoding ribonuclease E/G, producing MTARRSILVHHAPGETRAAAFDGEERPFRLFVQRWGGVGEAARRGDVITGRLRQHAPEQGGSFVELTGGENVFVRLAPRQKPSEGAEVHVNIQAEARAGKLARGKLVASPKKDEQTAFERWRTSTDISADKVEIVRDVAGRDQIAQAFDEALAEVCGLPGGGNIHIAETRALIAVDIDAAGRISKGSAGARALSINREAASEAARQMSLRNLGGLMALDCVAPLNVSAGAKVTDSFLATFKSCSTRPVEALKPSPFGLMEAKLSWGEAPISHLMFDESGQMRPDAELLNLFRAAERETVANRTGFYRLTLSKRALSAYIARRKRCDDILRETFSGRVSISSGTGETSVVRRE